Genomic segment of bacterium:
GCGGCGCTTCCCAGGCAGCCAGCGCCGGATATCCACACTCGTGCGGACCAGCGTGGCCTCGCCGCCGCTCTCCGGCCGCAGCTCGAAAGTGAGCGGGTAGCACCGGTAGCAGGGGGCCACGCCCGCGTTCTCCCAGTCCATCACCACCGCCGCGCTCTCGCCGCTCTTAACTGAGGAGGGGTGTTCCAGGCTGTGCAGGACAAAACGGTAGCCCATTTTTTTCTCGAACTGTTGCACCCGCGGCCACCAGCCCTCGGGCACGGGGAACGACTTGTTGTTGAGCACCGAGACGTGCCAGGCCAGCGCCGTGGCGAAGATCGAATCCGGGTCCCAGCCCATTTCCTGCCAGTGGAGCATGTTCCAGCAGGTCTCGAACATTACCGGGGCGTGCTCCCAAACCTGGCCGATCTGACGGTGGTCCTCAAACAGGGCCGGGTAGGCCACCCGCATGTGGCTCCAGCCGGGGCGCAGGTCGCCCAGGCAGTCGGCGCGCCAGCCGGTGCCGTGCTCCAGGGCGTAGTCCAGGGCCGGGCCCTCGTCCACGTTCATCACCAGGGGCGTGCGCGTGAAACTCTCCAGGTAGAAATCGATCACCTTGAAAGAATTTTCGGCCTTGGGCATGGGCAGGTTGAGGCCGGAGGTGTGCCACTCGCCCCAGCGCCCGACCGAGCCGATATCCACGTGGTCCAGGTCCGGGTGCCCGTCATAACGCGCGCCCAGTTCCCGGATCAGCCTGCCGTGGGCCTCCAGGAAACGCGGCGAGTCGTAGTCCGGCTGCCAGTGGCGCTTGTCCGGGTAGAGGAACCCGGGGGCGCTGTCATGGAACCAGCGCGGCGCCTCCAGGGCGTCATCCGGCGACTTGTCCGCGTCCTCATGCCCGTTCTGGCACATCACGCGGAATGCCAGGCGCTGGCCGTGGCTGTGGCAGAGCGCCAGGATCGAGTCGATCAGGCCGAAATTGACCTCGCCCTCGCGCGGCTCCAAATCTTTCCAATACCAGCGGAAATAGGCGATCGAGCACTCCGGGTGGTTCGCGTTGCGCTCATCCCCGTTGAAACTGTAGAAAGTGGTGAAACCCATGCCTGGGTTGACCAGCACGCTGTCCAGGCCCTCGGGGGTGACCACCACCTTCTCCGGCGCTTTGGCGCAGGCCAGGAGCACGGCT
This window contains:
- a CDS encoding DUF4832 domain-containing protein — its product is MLEPRPHPRCCLLAASVIILSAVLLACAKAPEKVVVTPEGLDSVLVNPGMGFTTFYSFNGDERNANHPECSIAYFRWYWKDLEPREGEVNFGLIDSILALCHSHGQRLAFRVMCQNGHEDADKSPDDALEAPRWFHDSAPGFLYPDKRHWQPDYDSPRFLEAHGRLIRELGARYDGHPDLDHVDIGSVGRWGEWHTSGLNLPMPKAENSFKVIDFYLESFTRTPLVMNVDEGPALDYALEHGTGWRADCLGDLRPGWSHMRVAYPALFEDHRQIGQVWEHAPVMFETCWNMLHWQEMGWDPDSIFATALAWHVSVLNNKSFPVPEGWWPRVQQFEKKMGYRFVLHSLEHPSSVKSGESAAVVMDWENAGVAPCYRCYPLTFELRPESGGEATLVRTSVDIRRWLPGKRRELVPLEAPADLAPGRYSLGLALADSASGAPMVRLAIAGRDPDGWYRLSRIDIR